A genomic region of Leptospira mtsangambouensis contains the following coding sequences:
- a CDS encoding D-alanine--D-alanine ligase family protein, whose amino-acid sequence MKCTVILACDVYDPSAPELSQEWESEETIQKMETTIKDLGYDVAVLSNPTEITSVLCNIPLEERKHWMVWNLIEGYQSPNREAYIPALCEYLAVPHTGSSAAVQTFTLDKYKTNLFLKSFGIPTTDFWLVEDKNQTPPGNFPLFIKPNGEGSSLGINEKNRIQNSNDWMEVLPALVEKYSPVLVESYLSGRELTIAVLGNKGSYSATVPAFVDYPGSVYSDLVKSKESFVESLDFSVPKDLTNTLQTFAVQIANFLGSSGYIRIDFKLEKDLPYFLEVNATPGFSSVYSTLPLLWESSGKTYSELLNYVLDLGFQEYKHHHRYKYAKDKNL is encoded by the coding sequence ATGAAATGTACTGTGATTCTTGCGTGTGATGTGTATGATCCAAGTGCACCCGAACTTTCTCAGGAATGGGAATCTGAAGAGACCATCCAAAAAATGGAAACTACCATTAAGGATTTAGGTTATGATGTGGCTGTTTTATCAAACCCAACAGAGATTACGTCCGTTCTTTGTAACATTCCCTTAGAAGAAAGAAAACATTGGATGGTTTGGAATTTAATTGAAGGATACCAGTCTCCAAACAGAGAAGCATACATACCGGCGTTATGCGAGTATTTAGCAGTGCCTCATACGGGAAGTTCTGCGGCAGTCCAAACCTTCACTTTAGATAAATACAAAACCAATCTTTTTTTAAAATCCTTTGGAATTCCCACAACAGATTTTTGGCTTGTGGAAGATAAAAACCAAACACCACCGGGGAACTTTCCTTTGTTCATCAAACCTAATGGAGAGGGTTCGAGTCTTGGGATAAACGAAAAAAATCGGATTCAGAATTCTAATGATTGGATGGAAGTTTTACCGGCGTTAGTTGAAAAATACAGTCCAGTCCTTGTTGAATCTTATCTGTCGGGAAGGGAACTGACAATCGCAGTACTCGGAAATAAAGGAAGTTATTCGGCCACAGTTCCTGCTTTTGTTGATTATCCCGGTTCTGTATACAGTGATCTTGTCAAATCTAAAGAAAGTTTTGTGGAATCTTTGGATTTTTCTGTGCCAAAAGACCTAACTAATACTCTGCAAACTTTTGCAGTACAAATTGCCAATTTCCTAGGAAGTTCTGGTTACATTCGTATCGACTTTAAATTGGAAAAAGACCTACCGTATTTTTTGGAAGTAAATGCCACTCCCGGTTTTTCTTCTGTTTATTCCACATTACCATTGTTATGGGAAAGCAGTGGGAAAACTTATTCTGAACTTTTAAATTATGTTTTGGATTTAGGATTTCAGGAATATAAACATCATCATCGTTACAAGTATGCAAAGGATAAAAACTTATGA
- a CDS encoding KamA family radical SAM protein → MLVQSSLSEVLKAREELYSRTNWTDHTSQLQNRVKGEDLSRYFVLTESELIGIRETIRLHVSTTPYYLSLSSPDDPNCPIRKMIVPRSEEAVLSSEESADPLDEERLSPVRGLTHMYPNRVLLFSNHSCSVYCRHCMRGRKVSSNEERMEKGDLEKAFEYIRNHSEIEDVVISGGDPLNLADSRLEWILSELNSIPHVKICRLGTRNPVTLPFRITESLCKIIETYNNDKLSIFCNTQFNHPKECTKESKEAILRLLKAGVSVGNQSVLLKGINDEEETMLTLHKKLLEMRVRAYYLYDPELIPGSRGFRTPLARGIEIVEYMRGKIGGMGIPQFVNDLPGGGGKITISPNWYLGYNPKTRQHVFRSAVTKKIHLSFEPVDSNKESYYPVLSDADLENLGL, encoded by the coding sequence ATGCTCGTGCAAAGCAGTTTATCAGAAGTTCTTAAGGCGCGCGAAGAGCTGTATTCCCGAACAAATTGGACGGATCACACCTCGCAGTTGCAAAATCGAGTGAAAGGGGAAGACTTATCTCGGTATTTTGTTCTAACAGAATCGGAACTCATAGGAATTAGAGAAACCATTCGTTTGCATGTTTCTACCACTCCTTATTACCTTTCCTTGTCAAGCCCCGATGACCCCAATTGTCCCATTCGAAAAATGATTGTTCCTCGTTCCGAAGAGGCAGTCCTTTCTTCTGAAGAAAGTGCCGATCCTTTAGATGAAGAACGACTAAGCCCTGTTCGTGGGCTGACCCATATGTATCCCAATCGAGTTCTTTTATTTTCCAACCATTCTTGTAGTGTGTATTGCCGCCATTGTATGCGGGGACGAAAGGTATCTTCGAATGAAGAAAGAATGGAAAAAGGGGATTTGGAAAAGGCATTTGAATACATTCGAAACCATTCAGAAATAGAAGATGTAGTCATTAGCGGTGGAGATCCATTAAACTTAGCAGATTCAAGACTTGAGTGGATTCTTTCGGAATTAAACTCTATACCTCATGTAAAAATTTGTAGATTAGGTACAAGAAACCCAGTCACTTTGCCATTTCGCATAACAGAGTCTTTGTGTAAAATCATTGAAACTTATAATAACGACAAACTTTCCATATTTTGTAATACCCAATTCAACCATCCCAAAGAATGTACAAAAGAATCGAAAGAAGCAATCCTCCGGTTATTAAAAGCGGGTGTTTCTGTCGGGAACCAGTCTGTACTTTTAAAGGGAATCAATGATGAGGAAGAGACCATGCTAACTCTCCATAAAAAACTTTTGGAGATGCGTGTTCGTGCTTATTACCTGTATGATCCGGAACTGATTCCCGGTTCCAGAGGGTTTCGTACCCCGCTTGCCCGTGGGATTGAAATTGTAGAATATATGCGGGGAAAAATTGGAGGGATGGGGATCCCACAATTTGTAAATGACCTTCCTGGTGGAGGTGGTAAAATTACCATTTCACCTAACTGGTATTTGGGCTATAATCCCAAAACCCGCCAACATGTATTTCGATCGGCAGTCACAAAAAAAATCCATTTATCCTTTGAACCAGTAGATTCGAATAAGGAATCCTATTATCCTGTTTTGAGTGATGCGGATTTGGAGAATCTCGGATTATGA
- a CDS encoding HAD family hydrolase, which translates to MVAFDVDGTLFSSESIIFKTYVQAIEEFAQKTGKITSLPSHDQIMNEIGKPVRTIFKNLLPDLPESERDIISGRVLDLLCDAIRSGGGDFYAGVGSTIHYLKEKGYTITCASNGRKAYIETVLDTAGVLQYFEPIVVINQDTIHTKGEILAEYVRKYNLEPSAIAMIGDRHSDWEAARENGCPFGFCTYGHGLPGEIPDFDWKFDDLPNLKEFF; encoded by the coding sequence ATGGTCGCCTTCGATGTCGATGGGACCTTATTTTCCTCAGAATCCATAATCTTTAAGACCTATGTGCAGGCAATCGAAGAGTTTGCACAAAAGACGGGAAAAATCACGTCCTTACCGAGTCATGACCAGATTATGAATGAGATTGGGAAACCCGTTCGTACCATCTTTAAAAACCTTTTGCCTGACCTTCCTGAATCTGAACGGGATATCATTTCTGGAAGGGTTCTAGACCTACTCTGCGACGCTATTAGAAGCGGTGGTGGTGATTTTTATGCAGGTGTCGGTTCTACCATCCATTATCTGAAAGAAAAAGGATACACCATCACTTGTGCCTCCAACGGAAGAAAAGCTTATATTGAAACCGTTTTAGATACAGCAGGCGTTTTACAATACTTCGAACCAATTGTTGTCATCAACCAAGACACCATCCATACCAAAGGAGAAATCCTTGCGGAGTATGTTCGCAAATACAATTTAGAACCAAGTGCCATTGCGATGATTGGAGATAGACATAGTGATTGGGAAGCAGCAAGAGAGAATGGATGTCCATTTGGTTTCTGCACCTATGGTCACGGCCTTCCTGGCGAAATTCCGGATTTCGATTGGAAATTCGATGATTTACCCAATTTGAAAGAATTTTTTTAA
- a CDS encoding GerMN domain-containing protein, with protein sequence MAVHPQIQDDKWKSLRYLIGGIFLVLVLIEKSMGFDPKATGSFLPKQGFRNIGKSQDKGKFAEPSDPFAKENWEDDLNWEEEVLTQTFPDSDSKQKPRTKLVDETIPEITLPEDRFPGAGKRLQVDAGYLPVYFLKFYGTGKNSQSQLVKLTREFPGGDPIPYLFQELTKGPNPEEKGKGVLSALSKRVRMEPNYRLENGILHLSISEDIGYGGSMEILKDRLDQISFTMIGNFGIKGVILYSNGERIRTLGSDGMTIPEVLARSQRKVIIF encoded by the coding sequence GTGGCGGTACATCCCCAAATCCAAGATGATAAATGGAAATCTTTACGCTATTTGATTGGCGGGATTTTTCTTGTACTGGTCCTCATTGAAAAGTCAATGGGCTTTGACCCGAAAGCCACTGGAAGTTTTCTCCCCAAACAAGGATTCCGCAATATAGGCAAATCGCAAGATAAGGGAAAATTTGCGGAACCTTCCGATCCTTTTGCCAAAGAAAATTGGGAAGATGATTTGAATTGGGAAGAAGAAGTTTTGACCCAAACCTTTCCCGATTCTGATTCCAAACAAAAACCTCGCACAAAACTAGTGGATGAAACCATTCCGGAAATCACTCTTCCTGAAGACAGGTTTCCTGGCGCCGGCAAACGACTGCAAGTGGATGCCGGGTACTTACCTGTATATTTCTTAAAATTTTATGGAACCGGCAAAAATAGCCAATCCCAGCTAGTCAAACTCACCCGGGAATTTCCAGGGGGAGATCCCATCCCTTATTTATTCCAAGAACTTACAAAAGGACCAAATCCTGAAGAAAAAGGCAAAGGGGTACTTTCTGCTCTATCCAAAAGAGTCCGAATGGAGCCCAATTACCGTTTGGAAAATGGAATCCTCCATCTTTCAATTTCGGAAGATATCGGTTATGGAGGGAGTATGGAAATTTTAAAAGACAGACTCGATCAAATTTCATTTACCATGATTGGAAATTTTGGAATCAAAGGAGTAATACTTTATTCCAATGGGGAAAGAATTCGGACTTTAGGCAGTGATGGAATGACAATTCCTGAAGTTCTTGCCAGATCCCAAAGGAAGGTAATCATTTTCTAA
- a CDS encoding GGDEF domain-containing protein, with the protein MFLRTYHPSFTATNISDIGSSLQIFSVMTAFTSIISLLFVDSLVRTKEASFWIAFFRISSLGICFFVYLFGKKRVKLYQRHIYGITSLVLIGLILLYIPMMVYDKPNHAYYLFGSAIVIASASILLWIEPFRILLLSTLYIAVFIPLHLNFSRIQGFDRFVFYQDVLIVSFLLAFGFVANLLINYWRFEEYRVKARLRITVGKLLRINQKIEDLSRVDSMTELFNRRHLLEQFDLYKKRSNREGFIIGLVILDLDRLKAINDKYGHKQGDLAIQAFAKTVKSRTRITDIAARIGGDEFCLLVSPIDREGLQVLAESIREKLERLQIPIHNQPGESLTLTVSIGATLFRPEDDPSFDELYHKIDTALYTSKNEGRNRITLIES; encoded by the coding sequence ATGTTTTTACGAACCTACCATCCTAGTTTCACCGCCACAAATATTTCCGACATAGGCTCTTCCCTTCAGATTTTTAGTGTGATGACGGCCTTTACTTCAATCATCTCTCTTTTGTTTGTTGATTCCCTTGTGCGAACCAAAGAAGCCAGTTTCTGGATTGCTTTTTTTAGAATCTCTTCTCTTGGCATTTGTTTTTTTGTTTATCTCTTTGGAAAAAAAAGAGTCAAACTCTACCAAAGACATATCTACGGAATCACAAGTCTTGTCCTCATTGGTCTGATTTTACTCTATATTCCAATGATGGTGTATGATAAACCAAACCATGCCTATTATCTGTTTGGTTCTGCCATTGTCATTGCCAGTGCCTCAATTCTTTTATGGATTGAACCTTTCCGGATTCTACTTCTTTCCACTCTTTACATTGCTGTATTCATTCCCTTACATTTAAACTTTTCACGCATCCAAGGATTTGATCGTTTTGTTTTTTACCAAGATGTTCTCATCGTTTCTTTTTTACTCGCCTTTGGATTTGTGGCAAATCTCCTCATCAACTACTGGCGGTTTGAAGAATACCGGGTAAAGGCAAGACTTAGGATCACAGTCGGGAAATTACTTCGGATCAATCAAAAAATTGAAGACCTTTCACGTGTGGATTCGATGACAGAACTATTTAACAGGCGTCATCTGCTCGAACAGTTTGATCTCTATAAAAAAAGATCCAACAGAGAAGGGTTTATCATTGGTCTTGTGATTTTAGATTTGGACCGGTTAAAAGCAATCAATGACAAATACGGTCACAAACAAGGAGACCTTGCCATCCAAGCTTTTGCCAAAACGGTAAAGTCCCGAACAAGAATCACAGACATTGCAGCACGAATTGGAGGAGATGAATTTTGCCTTCTTGTTTCTCCCATTGATAGAGAAGGTTTGCAGGTTCTTGCCGAGTCCATTCGTGAGAAATTGGAACGGTTACAAATCCCCATTCACAACCAACCAGGAGAGTCCCTTACCCTAACAGTATCCATTGGGGCCACACTCTTTCGTCCAGAAGACGATCCGAGTTTTGATGAACTCTATCACAAAATTGATACAGCCCTCTATACCTCAAAAAATGAGGGAAGAAACAGAATCACTCTTATCGAATCTTAA
- the mqnC gene encoding cyclic dehypoxanthinyl futalosine synthase, with translation MNLDSFSFSPNDPADAVLLNAVQGKRISPAEALLLYKSGDFLKIQMAARFLREKIRPHTEASYTMFRVVNYTNYCNVECSFCSFMDEIGNGKGYVLSKEEILQKMDYAVEEGADQMFLQGGVYPNLPFDYYLDVIRTVKAKYPKMHIRAFSPVEVINLETITGKPLREVLLILKEAGLDSVPGAGAEILTERMRQIISPKKATVSEWVRAMETCHEVGLLGSANVVFGSEETEEEVIEHLSVVRDLQDRTGGFLSFIPWTFQPQTKRFKVRPVPTHEYLKVLGICRIFLDNIKHIETSVMVLGKGVGQLALYSGADDISSVVIEENVLRSFGLKTEKEARKFLKEGGFQPIRRNLLYTEEYDCNRAGVE, from the coding sequence ATGAACTTAGACTCGTTTTCATTTAGCCCAAATGACCCCGCAGATGCTGTCCTTTTGAACGCTGTCCAAGGCAAACGGATCTCTCCTGCAGAAGCACTCCTCCTTTACAAAAGTGGGGACTTTCTGAAAATCCAAATGGCAGCAAGGTTCCTTAGGGAAAAAATACGTCCTCATACTGAAGCCAGTTACACCATGTTCCGAGTGGTGAATTATACCAATTATTGCAATGTGGAATGCAGTTTTTGTTCCTTTATGGATGAAATTGGGAATGGAAAGGGTTATGTTCTCTCCAAAGAAGAGATCTTACAAAAAATGGATTATGCCGTGGAAGAAGGAGCAGACCAAATGTTTCTCCAAGGTGGTGTGTATCCAAATCTTCCTTTTGATTATTATTTAGATGTCATTCGGACAGTAAAAGCAAAATACCCAAAGATGCATATCCGTGCCTTTTCTCCTGTGGAAGTGATCAATTTAGAAACCATCACAGGAAAACCTCTCAGAGAAGTTTTACTCATTTTAAAAGAAGCGGGTCTTGATTCGGTTCCTGGAGCTGGGGCTGAAATTCTCACAGAAAGGATGCGCCAAATCATTTCCCCAAAAAAAGCCACTGTATCGGAATGGGTTCGTGCAATGGAAACCTGTCACGAAGTAGGACTCCTTGGATCAGCAAACGTCGTTTTTGGATCGGAAGAAACAGAAGAAGAGGTAATCGAACACCTTAGTGTGGTCCGAGACCTCCAAGACAGAACCGGTGGATTTTTATCTTTTATTCCTTGGACCTTCCAACCACAAACCAAAAGGTTTAAAGTCAGGCCAGTGCCCACGCATGAATATTTGAAAGTGCTTGGGATCTGCCGCATTTTTTTAGACAATATCAAACACATTGAAACTTCCGTGATGGTTCTTGGAAAAGGTGTGGGACAACTGGCACTTTATTCCGGGGCTGATGATATTTCCTCTGTTGTCATTGAGGAGAATGTACTTCGTTCTTTTGGATTAAAAACAGAAAAGGAAGCTCGTAAGTTTTTAAAAGAAGGGGGGTTCCAACCCATCCGACGAAACTTACTCTACACCGAAGAATACGACTGCAACCGAGCAGGGGTGGAGTAA